ATCGACGGTGCACGCTACCAGGACATGTTCGGTGCCTCAGCGGACGGCGCGCCCGGCGGACTGGCGCATGCACGGCCGCTGCCGCTCGACGCCGTCGATCAGTTCCAGGTGCTGGTCGCACCATTCGATGTGCGCCACTCAGGCTTCACGGGCGGTCTGCTGAATGTCGTTACGCGCAGCGGCACGAATCGCTGGGAGGCCGGCGGGTTCGGATATTATCGCGATCGCAACTTCCTGGGACGCCTGGATGCGACCGCGCAGTCGGCTGCGGCTCCTGCCTTTCGCAACGCACTCGCCGGCTTCAGTCTCGGTGGCCCGATCGTGCGCGACCGGGCCCACTTTTTCGTCGCGTTCGAGGCGGAGAGTCGCAGGACTGTGAGCAGCGGCTTTAACCTCGGCACGGCCGATCCCTTCGCCACGCGGATCGCGCCCGACTCCGCCGCGCGGTTCGCCGCCATTCTCCGCGACCGCTACGCTGTGGACGCCGGTTCCACAGCACAGCTGTCGCTCGACAACCCGCGAGAGAATCTGTACCTGCGCACGGACTGGCAGCTCGGCCGACACCGTCTCCTGCTGCGACACAATCATGCCTTTGCGCGCCGCGATGTCGAGCCCGCCCGCGCACCCGTCGGCACGTACGAGTTGGGATCTCAGGTGTTTCGATACACCTCGGCCTCCCGAGCCACTTCGCTGCAGGTGGTGTCGGCCTTCGGCGCGCGCTGGTCCAATGAGCTCCTCGTCCATGTCCACCACATCGGCGATCGCACATCGGCCGCATCAGCTGCCCCCGCCATCGAGGTCGATGTCGTCAGCCGGTTCGACACGCTGCGAGTCAAGCGGCGCATGCGCGCAGGCGGCCACGTCGACGCGCAGCGCAATAACATCACGCAGAGCGGCATCGAACTGCGCAATGCGATGACCGGCGCGCTCGACTCACACCTCTTCACGTTGGGCGGGTCGGCCGAGCTGCTGCGCTTCGACAGCCGCTATACGCACAACCCGAACGGCCTCTACTATTTTCGCAGCCTCGCCGATCTCGAGGCGAACCGGCCCGCACGGTTCGAGCGCACGCTCACGCTGCCAGGCAGGAGTGCCGACGCGCGCTTCGACGTCGGTCACATCAGTGTGTTCGCGCAGGACGAGTGGAGACCGTTCGATGGTCTCACCCTGCACGCCGGCGTCCGCATGGACCTGCCCTTGCTGCGCGACCGCCCCAACGAGAACCCGGAACTGCTCGATGCGCTCGGTGTGAGCACCGCCCTACTGCCGCGGACCACGCCCATGTGGTCGCCGCGTTTCGCATTCAACTGGCAGAGCCGACGCGAGCTTCGCACGCAGGTGCGTGGGGGCGCGGGCCTGTTCGCCGGGCGACCCGCCTATGCATGGCTCGCGGATGCGTACGCGCAGACAGGCCTCGACACTGTGCTGCTGTTCTGTGACCTCGCAGCCACACCGGCGCTCGACGCGCAGAACCTCGCGGACGCATGCGCTGACGCGGCGCCGAACCCGGACGGATCGATGCCGCAGGGACGCGCCGCCACGCGCAGCGCGCCTGTCGTCCTGTTCGACACGGAGTTCCGCTTTCCGCAGGACCTGCGCATCGCTGCCGGTGTCGACCAATCCCTGCCGTTCGGCCTCGTTGCCTCCGCTGACATCGTGCTCGGTATGGCGCGCAGGCAGGTATTCCTGCGCGACATCAATATCGGCGAAGCGATCACTGACAAGCCGCACGAGCTCGGCTACACGGACGGCTTCGGATTCCATCGCCGAAACAGCTACGGCACGCCCAGCATCCACGGCTTCGCGCCCGTGCGCCGCGCCGACGGCTTTCACCAGGTCATCCAGCTCGGCGACGATGCCGAGAACCGCGCCCTCGCCGCGAGCGTCGAGCTGGCCGGCGCGGGACTGGGCTTCGCATTCCGCGGCGCCTACACCTTCACCCGCTCCATCGACGTCCAGAGCCTCTCACACCGAAATGCCGCAGCCAACTTCGGCAGCGTCCCCGTCGCCGGTGATCCGAATGCACCTGTTGCCGCACGTTCCGATTTCGATCGGCCGCACCGCGTGCTCCTGTCCCTCTCCCATCGCCTGCGCCGAGCGGGTGGCACCGAGCTTTCCCTGCTCTATGTCGGTGAGTCCGGTACGCCATACACCTACGTGTACGGCCTCGACATCAACGGCGACGCGGCACCCGGTCCCGGACTGGACGACTCGTTCAATGATCCGCTCTACGTCCCCGCCACGCTGTCCGCGTTTCCCGGTGCACTCGGCAGCGCCATCGCTTTCGAAGACCTGCTTCAGATCGAGCCCTGCCTCGCCGCGTGGCGCGGCCTGATCATGCCAAGGAACGAGTGCCGCAGTCCCGCTCTCCACCGCCTCGATCTCCGCGCCAGTCATGCGCTCGACGTGCGCGGCACCGAAGTACGGCTCGTCGCCGACCTGCTCAATGCACTCCACCTGCTCGGCTCCGACCGGGGCCGGGTAGTCACCGTTCCCGCCCTCGTACCGATACTCGACGTGGAGTCACCACGCACCGGCAACCTGCTCGGACCGCCGCCCCCCGAGCGCGTGGCCCTGAACGCATCGTACGCCGGGGCACGTGTGCGTAGCGGAACTGATCGACTGCACGTACTGCCGCCCGGCACCCTCGACCCCGCCGCCTCCCGCTGGCAGGCGCAGATCGGCATCGAGATCCGCAGATAGCGCCCAGAGGGACGCAGAGAGGCGGCCCGTCCGGACGCGGAACCCATTCTGCAGATTGGCCGTGCGCGCCATGGCCGGGTCCCACCG
The nucleotide sequence above comes from Longimicrobiales bacterium. Encoded proteins:
- a CDS encoding carboxypeptidase regulatory-like domain-containing protein; translation: MPGAPRHAILSLAALLACPALLAAQGAALSGVRGAVTSIDGSAVEHAQIEIRHDASGRIASVRTDDAGRYVMTNLLAGGPHTITASALGYATHRIDGVHLQAGTIHPYDFVLRPGAMALPEVEVRARADPRFDAARSGAATVVSREDMAAHPTVERDVLELAALSPMAARAPGGTTIAGQNTRFNALQIDGARYQDMFGASADGAPGGLAHARPLPLDAVDQFQVLVAPFDVRHSGFTGGLLNVVTRSGTNRWEAGGFGYYRDRNFLGRLDATAQSAAAPAFRNALAGFSLGGPIVRDRAHFFVAFEAESRRTVSSGFNLGTADPFATRIAPDSAARFAAILRDRYAVDAGSTAQLSLDNPRENLYLRTDWQLGRHRLLLRHNHAFARRDVEPARAPVGTYELGSQVFRYTSASRATSLQVVSAFGARWSNELLVHVHHIGDRTSAASAAPAIEVDVVSRFDTLRVKRRMRAGGHVDAQRNNITQSGIELRNAMTGALDSHLFTLGGSAELLRFDSRYTHNPNGLYYFRSLADLEANRPARFERTLTLPGRSADARFDVGHISVFAQDEWRPFDGLTLHAGVRMDLPLLRDRPNENPELLDALGVSTALLPRTTPMWSPRFAFNWQSRRELRTQVRGGAGLFAGRPAYAWLADAYAQTGLDTVLLFCDLAATPALDAQNLADACADAAPNPDGSMPQGRAATRSAPVVLFDTEFRFPQDLRIAAGVDQSLPFGLVASADIVLGMARRQVFLRDINIGEAITDKPHELGYTDGFGFHRRNSYGTPSIHGFAPVRRADGFHQVIQLGDDAENRALAASVELAGAGLGFAFRGAYTFTRSIDVQSLSHRNAAANFGSVPVAGDPNAPVAARSDFDRPHRVLLSLSHRLRRAGGTELSLLYVGESGTPYTYVYGLDINGDAAPGPGLDDSFNDPLYVPATLSAFPGALGSAIAFEDLLQIEPCLAAWRGLIMPRNECRSPALHRLDLRASHALDVRGTEVRLVADLLNALHLLGSDRGRVVTVPALVPILDVESPRTGNLLGPPPPERVALNASYAGARVRSGTDRLHVLPPGTLDPAASRWQAQIGIEIRR